One window of Stigmatella aurantiaca genomic DNA carries:
- a CDS encoding ATP-grasp domain-containing protein → MNVVFISPHFPSHYIHFVQALRERGVNVLGIGDAPHDALRPELRNALSEYYFTPSLDNHEALLRAVGYLTWRHGRIHRIDSLNESWLESEARLRADFFVPGLLPGDIARLRSKLGMHDVFKKAGIPHPDAIPATDAAQVKAFAQRVGYPLVLKPDVGVGAAHTFKVKNDGEVEALFSQPLPTSYVAQTFVQGAIVTYDGMVDAEGRIVCTFSHEYSNGIMESVIEQRDTVIWSLRDLPPELDALGRRMVEALGLRERWFHLEFFRLDNGSFVALEANLRPPGSVLTDMMNYACDIDVYRLWARMLTGEPVTPFPYTRKYHVCHTARRSSRRYLHAHREVVSKLGDALLQHLEMPAVFHSALGNEIYLTRHQNLDTMKEAIRLIQMTS, encoded by the coding sequence ATGAACGTCGTCTTTATCTCTCCTCACTTCCCGTCGCACTACATCCACTTCGTCCAGGCCTTGCGCGAGCGTGGGGTCAACGTGCTGGGAATTGGCGATGCACCGCACGACGCCCTGAGGCCGGAGCTGCGCAACGCGCTCAGCGAGTATTACTTCACGCCCAGCCTCGACAACCACGAGGCGCTCCTGCGGGCGGTGGGCTACCTCACCTGGCGCCATGGGCGCATCCACCGCATCGACTCGCTCAATGAGTCGTGGCTGGAGTCCGAGGCCCGGCTGCGCGCGGACTTCTTCGTCCCGGGGTTGCTGCCCGGGGACATCGCCCGGCTGCGCTCCAAGCTGGGCATGCATGATGTGTTCAAGAAGGCAGGGATTCCCCACCCGGACGCCATCCCCGCCACGGATGCGGCCCAGGTGAAGGCCTTTGCCCAGCGGGTGGGCTACCCGCTGGTGCTCAAGCCGGACGTGGGCGTGGGCGCGGCCCACACCTTCAAGGTGAAGAACGACGGCGAGGTGGAGGCCCTCTTCTCCCAGCCCCTGCCCACGAGCTACGTGGCGCAGACCTTCGTGCAGGGCGCCATCGTCACCTATGACGGCATGGTGGACGCGGAGGGGCGCATCGTCTGCACCTTCAGCCACGAGTACAGCAACGGCATCATGGAGTCGGTCATCGAGCAGCGCGATACCGTCATCTGGAGCCTGCGGGACTTGCCCCCCGAGCTGGATGCCCTGGGACGGCGCATGGTGGAAGCGCTGGGGCTGCGCGAGCGCTGGTTCCACCTGGAGTTCTTCCGGCTCGACAACGGCAGCTTCGTGGCGCTCGAGGCCAACCTGCGTCCGCCCGGCAGCGTGCTGACGGACATGATGAACTACGCCTGTGACATCGATGTCTACCGGCTGTGGGCGCGCATGCTCACCGGCGAGCCCGTCACGCCCTTCCCGTACACGCGCAAGTACCACGTCTGCCACACCGCCCGGCGTTCCAGCCGCCGCTACCTGCACGCGCACCGGGAGGTGGTGTCGAAGCTGGGCGATGCGCTGCTCCAGCACCTGGAGATGCCCGCGGTGTTTCACAGCGCGCTGGGCAATGAAATCTACCTCACGCGCCACCAGAACCTGGACACCATGAAAGAGGCCATCCGGCTCATCCAGATGACCTCGTGA
- a CDS encoding mannose-1-phosphate guanylyltransferase, which translates to MALYPVIMAGGSGTRFWPLSRQARPKQFLPLASKLPLITDTTARLKGLASLKDTFIVCGPLHAKTAAKLVKGLPPKNLLVEPVARNTAPAIALATVQVAARDPEGILLVLPSDHHVADPAGFRKTLAEAAKLAGRGHIVTLGIQPHRPETGYGYIQLGEPLDGGGRKVKAFKEKPDLETAQGYLKSGEFLWNGGIFVFRADVMLAALAEHMPEMKKGLTALKGAVGKRTFPSVLKKVFPKLPAVSIDYGVMEKASNIAVLPGDFGWSDVGSFAAIPEVRPADARGNVVSGDETVVVDCDNCVVLGDKRPLAVVGLTDVVVVDAGDAVLVVPKDKSQDVRKVVEALKARKRQKYL; encoded by the coding sequence ATGGCCCTCTATCCCGTCATCATGGCCGGTGGTTCCGGCACCCGCTTCTGGCCCCTGTCCCGTCAGGCCCGCCCCAAGCAGTTCCTGCCCCTGGCCTCGAAACTCCCCCTCATCACCGACACCACCGCCCGGCTCAAGGGGTTGGCCTCGCTGAAGGACACCTTCATCGTCTGTGGCCCCCTGCACGCCAAGACCGCCGCGAAGCTGGTGAAGGGGCTGCCCCCAAAGAACCTCCTGGTGGAGCCCGTGGCCCGCAACACCGCGCCGGCCATCGCCCTGGCCACGGTGCAGGTGGCCGCCCGGGACCCGGAGGGCATCCTCCTCGTCCTGCCCTCGGACCACCACGTGGCGGATCCGGCCGGCTTCCGCAAGACGCTCGCCGAGGCGGCGAAGCTCGCCGGGCGGGGCCACATCGTCACCCTGGGCATCCAGCCCCACCGCCCGGAGACGGGCTACGGCTACATCCAGCTCGGCGAGCCCCTGGACGGGGGCGGCCGGAAGGTGAAGGCCTTCAAGGAGAAGCCGGACCTGGAGACGGCGCAGGGCTACCTGAAGTCCGGCGAGTTCCTGTGGAACGGCGGCATCTTCGTCTTCCGGGCGGATGTGATGCTGGCGGCGCTCGCCGAGCACATGCCGGAGATGAAGAAGGGGCTCACGGCCCTGAAGGGCGCGGTGGGCAAGCGCACCTTCCCCTCCGTGCTCAAGAAGGTGTTCCCCAAGCTGCCCGCCGTCTCCATTGACTACGGGGTGATGGAGAAGGCCTCCAACATCGCCGTGCTGCCCGGGGACTTCGGCTGGTCCGACGTGGGCTCCTTCGCCGCCATCCCCGAGGTGCGCCCCGCGGATGCCCGCGGCAACGTCGTCTCCGGAGACGAGACCGTCGTGGTGGACTGCGACAACTGCGTGGTGCTGGGCGACAAGCGGCCCTTGGCGGTGGTGGGCCTCACGGACGTGGTGGTGGTGGACGCCGGGGACGCGGTGCTCGTGGTGCCCAAGGACAAGAGCCAGGATGTGCGCAAGGTGGTGGAGGCCCTCAAGGCCCGCAAGCGCCAGAAATACCTCTGA
- a CDS encoding GDSL-type esterase/lipase family protein, translated as MNFKATSTGWTIVLTGALALGLSFAPLPESLRPIPRLRQEGPVAPRLAALFLPRILTGGPAAAPPQDVLTAAPVAAPGTPDALPPEEDEAPEPEEAEAPSVMAPPSDLEGLGALTRARALSLESLRERVASQHVDIELGCRRPGPSGCEENGLAPFFRALSALREDTRRSPVRVVHLGDSLIASDHITDVIRDRLQERHGSGGKGLLYIDRPTGAGRTVRAGTASEGWQITRIIDRNYPKERLGFTGVAFASTGQGSPSARFPAEGARTAELFFQTQPQGGTVMFSADGKPLQRLLTHFESPQMAFARVALPEGTQTLSLHTTGKVELHGVSMESGQPGIVYDTIGLPGATAEVFLRAKREAFRAQLRHRKPSLVVLMVGGNEAFYLSRDRTKPEDIRASAVELVKWVRESVPDSACLVMSPLDAAVRTMGGELVPRRGTQEVGRILREVARDGGCAFWDSLAAMGGEGAAIRWLPLKLLNEDLVHPRARGSDLMGHLFDFALQRAYARQHPHLQVEDPAGLLDSGTSLRSTFARLRAMEDAKEGEPLDIVQLGPSDRPLPGFSRAVQGALAKRSGAAGQGITYDTLETPGATALTLNGPELETLEAQLATRKPQLLVFRYGALEAGEPSLEPEVLHKEYTAAISRLRAATGAECLLFGPTDSLQQDTQGRWTEAPALERVLSTLPGVARDAGCAYWSARAAMGGERSMLRWQRAMPALGDGAQLTPEGAERLASAFVKELLAGYDASKATSAEAGQARVQTKGTLPVPAAPTAHAAEGG; from the coding sequence TTGAACTTCAAGGCCACATCCACCGGGTGGACCATCGTCCTCACCGGCGCGCTCGCGCTTGGGCTGTCCTTTGCCCCGCTGCCCGAGTCCCTGCGTCCCATCCCTCGCCTGCGCCAGGAGGGCCCCGTCGCGCCCCGGCTGGCGGCCCTGTTCCTGCCCCGCATCCTGACCGGAGGCCCCGCCGCGGCCCCGCCCCAGGACGTGCTGACCGCCGCCCCCGTGGCCGCCCCGGGCACCCCGGACGCGCTGCCCCCCGAGGAAGACGAGGCCCCCGAGCCGGAGGAGGCCGAGGCCCCCAGCGTGATGGCGCCCCCGTCCGACCTGGAGGGACTGGGGGCCCTCACGCGCGCCCGCGCCCTGTCGCTGGAGAGCCTGCGCGAGCGCGTGGCCTCCCAGCACGTGGACATCGAGCTGGGCTGCCGCCGCCCGGGGCCCTCGGGGTGCGAGGAGAACGGGCTGGCCCCCTTCTTCCGCGCCTTGAGTGCGCTGCGCGAGGACACGCGGCGCTCCCCCGTGCGCGTGGTGCACCTGGGGGACTCGCTCATCGCCTCGGACCACATCACCGACGTCATCCGGGACCGGCTCCAGGAGCGCCACGGCTCGGGCGGCAAGGGGCTGCTCTACATCGACCGGCCCACCGGGGCGGGGCGCACGGTGCGCGCGGGGACGGCTAGCGAGGGCTGGCAGATCACCCGCATCATCGACCGCAACTACCCCAAGGAGCGGCTGGGCTTCACCGGCGTGGCCTTCGCCTCCACGGGCCAGGGCTCGCCGAGCGCGCGCTTCCCGGCCGAAGGGGCCCGCACCGCGGAGCTCTTCTTCCAGACCCAGCCCCAGGGCGGCACGGTGATGTTCAGCGCGGACGGCAAGCCGCTGCAGCGCCTGCTCACCCACTTCGAGTCGCCCCAGATGGCCTTCGCGCGGGTGGCCCTGCCCGAGGGCACCCAGACGCTGTCGCTGCACACCACGGGCAAGGTGGAGCTGCACGGCGTCTCGATGGAGAGTGGCCAGCCGGGCATCGTCTACGACACCATCGGCCTGCCGGGCGCCACCGCGGAGGTGTTCCTGCGCGCCAAGCGGGAGGCCTTCCGCGCCCAGCTCCGCCACCGCAAGCCCTCGCTCGTGGTGCTGATGGTGGGCGGCAACGAGGCCTTCTACCTCTCGAGGGACAGGACGAAGCCCGAGGACATCCGCGCCTCGGCGGTGGAGCTGGTGAAGTGGGTGCGGGAGTCCGTCCCGGACTCGGCCTGCCTCGTCATGTCCCCGCTGGACGCGGCGGTGCGCACCATGGGCGGCGAGCTGGTGCCGCGCCGGGGCACGCAGGAGGTGGGCCGCATCCTCCGCGAGGTGGCCCGCGACGGCGGCTGCGCCTTCTGGGACTCCCTGGCCGCCATGGGGGGAGAGGGCGCCGCCATCCGCTGGCTGCCGCTGAAGCTGCTGAACGAGGACCTCGTGCACCCCCGCGCGCGCGGCTCGGACCTGATGGGCCACCTGTTCGACTTCGCCCTCCAGCGGGCCTATGCCCGGCAGCACCCGCACTTGCAGGTGGAGGACCCCGCCGGGCTCCTCGACAGCGGCACCTCGCTGCGGAGCACGTTCGCGCGCCTCCGGGCGATGGAAGACGCGAAAGAGGGCGAGCCGCTGGACATCGTTCAGCTCGGCCCCTCCGACCGGCCCCTCCCTGGCTTCTCCCGGGCCGTGCAGGGGGCGCTCGCCAAGCGCTCCGGCGCGGCCGGCCAGGGCATCACCTATGACACGCTCGAGACGCCCGGCGCGACGGCCCTCACGCTGAACGGCCCGGAGCTGGAGACGCTCGAGGCGCAGCTCGCCACGCGCAAGCCCCAGCTGCTCGTGTTCCGGTATGGCGCCCTCGAAGCGGGCGAGCCTTCCCTGGAGCCGGAGGTGCTCCATAAGGAGTACACGGCGGCGATCTCCCGGCTGCGCGCCGCCACGGGGGCCGAGTGTCTGCTCTTCGGCCCCACGGACTCCCTGCAACAGGACACGCAGGGCCGCTGGACCGAAGCCCCTGCCCTGGAGCGGGTGCTCTCGACGCTGCCGGGGGTGGCCCGGGATGCGGGGTGCGCCTACTGGTCGGCCCGGGCCGCCATGGGCGGCGAGCGCTCGATGCTGCGCTGGCAGCGCGCGATGCCCGCGCTCGGCGATGGCGCCCAGCTGACGCCCGAGGGCGCCGAGCGGCTCGCCAGCGCCTTCGTGAAGGAGCTGCTGGCAGGCTACGACGCCTCCAAGGCCACGTCCGCGGAGGCAGGCCAGGCCCGCGTCCAGACGAAGGGGACCCTGCCCGTGCCAGCCGCCCCCACCGCCCATGCCGCGGAGGGCGGCTGA